TTGTTTGCAAGGTTTGAATCCGGAAAAGATGATAAAAAGCTTATAGGTGAGGTGTTAAAAGAGCTGGAAGATAAGAAAAAGAACTAAGATGCAGGAATGTAATTCTTAAGGCAGCGCAAATTCTGGATTGCATAGTGGAAAGAGAATTGAAGAATGTGTAATGATTGAGAGTTTACGTGGTATAATATTAACATTATGCCTACGATAATGAATAATTTTTTAGAAATAAGGAGGATACATAAATGGAAAACACAGAAGTTAAAAATCCGGTAGTTACAATCGAGATGGAGAATGGAGGAACAATTAAGGCTGAGTTGTACCCGGACATAGCTCCTAACACTGTTAAAAGCTTTATTTCCCTAATTAATAAAGGTTTTTACAATGGAATTATATTTCACAGGGTTATACCTGGTTTTATGATACAGGGTGGTGACCCTGAAGGAATTGGTATAGGTGGTCCCGGATATTCAATCAGAGGTGAATTCAACTCCAATGGTTTCAAAAATGACCTTAAACATAGCAGGGGAGTTCTGTCTATGGCAAGATCACGTGAGAGAAATTCTGCAGGATCTCAGTTTTTTATTATGGTAAAGGATTCTTCGCACTTAGATGGAGAGTACGCAGCATTTGGGAAGGTTATTGAGGGAATGGAAGTGGCTGATAAGATAGTTGCAGCAAAAAGAGACAGATCTGATAAACCTTTGGAGCCACAAAAAATGAAAAATGTAACCGTTGAGCTCTTCGGAAAAGAATACGGTGAGCCGGAAGTTATGTAATATTAAAAGGAAGTTGCACAAGAATGCAGCTTCTTTTTTTAATTCGATTTTGGGAAATATAATATACTGTATTTATAATAGAATTAAAGAATTTTGCTGTAAAGGTTGGTGACTTTCTTTGTTGGGGGAAAATATTACGGTTTTTAGATAAAAAAATAATAAAAATGAAAATAACATGTACAAAATATTGTAAATTTATTATATAATATAAAATGGAAAAATGATGAGATTGGTTGTGAAAATTTACCAATGGGAGGGATGTACAGGTGAGGACAAATGTAAGAAAACTAATGGTATATGTAATGCTAGTGGTTTTGATGGCAGGAATTATGTCGCAGAGTATTTTTGCAGCAACACAATTTGATTCCAATACTGGGATAAACGGTTTGGATGCAGCGGGTAATAGTAGCGTAACAACTAATGATGGGTGGGAAGCTATTGGAAGTGAAGGTTTTTCACAAGGTGCGGCTGACTACACATCAATTGCATTAGACACTAACAATACTCCGTATGTTGCATATGTGGATGCTAGAAATGGTGGTAAAGTTACAGTTAAGAAGTATACGGATAATGTATGGCAAACTGTTGGTACTGAAGGTTTTTCAGAGAAAAAGGCAATAGACACATCAATTGCTATAGATAAAAATAATATACCTTATGTTGTGTATATTGAGGGACCAAACGGTAAAATTGTTGTAAAAAAGTTCGTAGATAATAAATGGACGACTTTAGCATTTTGTGTTGGTTTTGGTGATGATGTATCTATGGCTATAGATAGTAAAGGTACGCCTTATGTTGCATATACTTATTCTACAAAAAACAGTTTACTTTCTTGTGAGTATAGAAACGGTGTGATAGTAAGTAAGTATGTAAAGGATAAATGGAAAATTGAATTAAATCGTGGTTCTTCTGAAAAGAAAGATTATTTTAGCTGTCCAGCTTTGACTTTTGATACTTATAATACTCCTTATGTAGCATATAGCAATAATGGGCTTAATGTAATGAAAGTTTCAACTTTCGGAAATGGTTATAATGAGGGTTTGAAAAAAGGCATTACGAAATTTATAACAATGGCAACAGACAATAAACGAAATTTGTATGTTGCATGTCAGGGAGTCAGCGGAAAAGCTGTAGTAAGGAAGTATACAAATGGAGCTGGAATAGAATTGAGTGATAGCTGGGAAATTTCAGAAGGTAAGGCCGAGTATACCTCAATAGCTATAGATAGCAATGGTATACCTTATGTTGCGTTTACAGATAAAAAAGATGGCTGTAAGGGTGTAGTAAAGAAGTATGAAGCTGGCGAATGGCTTGCATTGGGAAATGAAGGATTCTCAAAGGGCGAAGCGAAATTTTCATCAATTGCCCTGGATGGAAACGGCGTACCTTATGTTGCTTATCAGGATGGTAGTATCAGCAAAAAGGCTACAGTTAGCACATTTGCCAAGGAATTTGAAGTAACTTTCGATTCAAATGAGGGGACAGCTGTAGACGCCCAATATATTGTTTATAATGGTAAAGCTCAGATACCAACACCGCCTCAAAAAGAAGGGTATATATTTGAAAACTGGTACTCGGATGAGGCTTTGACAGAAGTATTTGATTTTAATACACCAATAACCACTGACATAACTCTTTATGCAAAATGGACACTAATAACAGGATTGAAAGTAGAAGTTATAGCTGAAAATGGAACGATACAGGGTATACAGGAAAGCTACTCATATGGAGAAACTGCTGAATTAACAGCTATACCTGCTGAGAATTATAAGTTTGATGGCTGGTATGATGCATCCGGCAATAAAGTAAGCAGTGATGTTGTGTTAAGTTTCACAGTAACTGATAATATTACATATACTGCAAAATTTGTTGCGCTTCCAACAGCTGAGCTAACAATATCAATTGAGGGTAATGGAAGTGTTGAGGGTTGGGATAGCGGCAGCAAAAAGAGCTTTGTACTAGGACGTACAATTCCTTTAAAAGCAATCGCCAATGAAGGTTCGTCATTTCTATATTGGAAGGATAGCAGTCGTG
This window of the Acetivibrio cellulolyticus CD2 genome carries:
- a CDS encoding peptidylprolyl isomerase — its product is MENTEVKNPVVTIEMENGGTIKAELYPDIAPNTVKSFISLINKGFYNGIIFHRVIPGFMIQGGDPEGIGIGGPGYSIRGEFNSNGFKNDLKHSRGVLSMARSRERNSAGSQFFIMVKDSSHLDGEYAAFGKVIEGMEVADKIVAAKRDRSDKPLEPQKMKNVTVELFGKEYGEPEVM
- a CDS encoding InlB B-repeat-containing protein encodes the protein MRTNVRKLMVYVMLVVLMAGIMSQSIFAATQFDSNTGINGLDAAGNSSVTTNDGWEAIGSEGFSQGAADYTSIALDTNNTPYVAYVDARNGGKVTVKKYTDNVWQTVGTEGFSEKKAIDTSIAIDKNNIPYVVYIEGPNGKIVVKKFVDNKWTTLAFCVGFGDDVSMAIDSKGTPYVAYTYSTKNSLLSCEYRNGVIVSKYVKDKWKIELNRGSSEKKDYFSCPALTFDTYNTPYVAYSNNGLNVMKVSTFGNGYNEGLKKGITKFITMATDNKRNLYVACQGVSGKAVVRKYTNGAGIELSDSWEISEGKAEYTSIAIDSNGIPYVAFTDKKDGCKGVVKKYEAGEWLALGNEGFSKGEAKFSSIALDGNGVPYVAYQDGSISKKATVSTFAKEFEVTFDSNEGTAVDAQYIVYNGKAQIPTPPQKEGYIFENWYSDEALTEVFDFNTPITTDITLYAKWTLITGLKVEVIAENGTIQGIQESYSYGETAELTAIPAENYKFDGWYDASGNKVSSDVVLSFTVTDNITYTAKFVALPTAELTISIEGNGSVEGWDSGSKKSFVLGRTIPLKAIANEGSSFLYWKDSSRVLSTASEFNYEIGCNETLTAVFFENEKIIVTFKNSNGEIIKTVYLTDGDDVIFPEAPAMLGYKFIGWDKTADEIKAATEDIEVTALFEKIEETVTVAVYGGTGSGEFNIKDYVTVVANDPEPGQKFSHWMDEQGNTLCYETEYSFYALRDVVLTAVFVPDTDAIEEKASIAITSVTKTDDKISFVAERIVPEGNTIISHGIIVTNNSSTGASEADFIIGGTDVLKATAKTKGLIGNFILNKIAALNETWYARGFVIYEDSEENVFTIYSSIVQETMN